The following are encoded together in the Methylomonas methanica MC09 genome:
- a CDS encoding EAL domain-containing protein, producing the protein MPDHQSNQSIRLGLMPPLTGLVGMYGPEIVRAAQIACNEINQQGGLLGKKLELIIEDDGSLPGTAVPAALRLVQNHHCVAIIGNLLSNSRIAVAHQVAEPLRIPYLNFSFYEGSIFSRYFFNFAALPNQQIDKMIPAMATRYGLKMYFAGSNYEWPRGSIDAAKQALSRLDGDVVGEDYLPINADADDIEHLLQKVARSGADVFVPYFAGVDQIALLNRFSELGLKQHMAVVMGHFDETLAQQLLPEVREGFYSSNTYFMSLDTPQNHQYLEQLATLPGVNGIWPHGNGVATNFSEATYVCVHAFADAVQRCGQTDASALLEALENTSILAPQGWVQMDAKTHHACVNTFLARSNRDGSFSIIERFGNTPPEIPNRYQHQAITDRDAALSASLLEQVNAEAESSLRKLNTTHQILSLADMAILATDENGIIHEANPNTGTLFGYNSEEMRGMSVHLLVPPHLRQRHAEMIKGFVQSEETERPMSQRGEVTGYRKDGTFFPLEASIGKFRNGDQWILVATLRDISAQKNKQVDLLWQATHDELTGLPNRNLIHDRLTHALQRSRRQGLGLALLFVDLDDFKLINDTYSHKTGDQVLKTVGNQLIDMVRPGDTVARVSSDEFVILCEQLEQPTSISALAERINYTLCQPFELNGRQMYLSASIGIAVGHGSTHSADDMLRAADTAMNEVKQQGRNGWHFFSASLEEKVRKKLSISNGLRLAMERDELSVRFQPIVDTLSTRIVGAEMLLRWHPAEGPVSPALFIPIAEMTGSIVPIGSWVFAQACQAEADWRSRWGELAPAYISVNISARQLNEKNLLSEIKAIIKTHACDPARILLEITETAVMADIDTNLRVLRSLADLGFRVAIDDFGTGYSSLAQLTKLPVDVLKIDKAFIDGIEHHPESRAVVKAVIGLGRAVGVKMIAEGVENPEQLLELRNFGCDFVQGYLFYRPLEKHQFIEAVEQSFKNDPEPYEPPLFFLLYSSQATTKLEKKQIAALLEQTRLANCSRGITGCLLHQDGYFMQYLEGDKQKVLALSEHIQRDPRHCNFNLITQGSEYHRLFPEWSMGFREIGDELNHIVFPNQCRHRFSLMELAQDPRTSYIYITSFRETGQHYTDYTE; encoded by the coding sequence GTGCCAGATCATCAATCCAACCAAAGCATCCGCTTGGGCCTAATGCCGCCATTGACCGGTTTGGTGGGTATGTATGGCCCCGAAATTGTTCGGGCGGCGCAGATTGCCTGTAACGAAATCAATCAGCAGGGCGGGCTGTTAGGCAAAAAACTGGAACTCATCATCGAAGACGACGGCAGCCTGCCGGGTACGGCGGTTCCCGCGGCTTTACGTTTGGTACAAAACCACCACTGCGTAGCCATCATAGGCAACTTGCTTTCCAATTCGCGGATTGCCGTTGCACACCAAGTAGCAGAGCCTTTACGCATTCCCTACTTAAACTTTTCATTTTACGAAGGCAGTATTTTCAGCCGTTATTTTTTCAATTTTGCCGCCCTGCCTAACCAACAGATCGACAAAATGATTCCTGCCATGGCAACACGCTATGGTTTGAAAATGTATTTCGCCGGCAGTAACTACGAATGGCCCCGCGGCTCGATAGATGCCGCAAAACAGGCGCTTAGCCGCTTAGACGGCGATGTCGTCGGCGAAGATTATCTGCCCATCAACGCCGATGCGGACGATATCGAACACTTATTGCAAAAAGTGGCACGCTCGGGGGCCGATGTATTTGTACCGTATTTTGCCGGGGTCGACCAAATTGCCTTGCTTAACCGTTTCAGCGAACTGGGTTTGAAACAGCACATGGCTGTGGTAATGGGGCATTTCGACGAAACCCTGGCACAGCAATTATTACCCGAAGTACGCGAAGGCTTTTATTCCAGCAACACTTATTTCATGTCGCTGGATACCCCGCAAAACCACCAATACCTGGAACAATTGGCCACCTTGCCGGGCGTGAACGGTATTTGGCCGCACGGTAACGGTGTGGCTACCAACTTCAGCGAAGCCACCTATGTTTGCGTGCATGCCTTTGCCGACGCCGTGCAACGTTGCGGACAAACGGATGCCTCCGCGCTGCTTGAGGCATTGGAAAACACCAGTATTCTGGCGCCGCAAGGCTGGGTACAAATGGATGCCAAAACCCATCACGCCTGCGTCAATACTTTTTTAGCGCGCAGCAACCGAGACGGCAGCTTCAGCATAATCGAGCGTTTCGGTAACACCCCCCCGGAAATACCCAATCGTTACCAACATCAAGCAATAACCGATCGGGACGCGGCGCTTTCCGCATCGCTACTGGAACAAGTCAATGCTGAGGCGGAAAGCAGCCTGCGTAAACTGAATACAACTCATCAAATTCTTTCCCTTGCCGACATGGCCATTTTGGCTACCGACGAAAACGGGATTATTCATGAAGCCAACCCTAATACAGGCACATTGTTCGGCTACAATTCCGAGGAAATGCGCGGCATGTCCGTGCATTTACTGGTACCGCCTCACTTGCGCCAACGGCATGCGGAAATGATCAAAGGCTTTGTGCAAAGCGAGGAAACCGAACGTCCCATGTCGCAACGCGGGGAAGTAACCGGTTACCGAAAAGACGGCACGTTTTTTCCCCTGGAAGCCTCGATCGGCAAATTTCGTAACGGCGACCAATGGATACTGGTTGCCACCTTGAGAGACATCTCCGCACAAAAAAACAAACAAGTCGATTTATTGTGGCAGGCCACCCACGACGAACTGACGGGACTACCGAACCGTAATCTGATCCACGACAGACTGACTCATGCTCTGCAACGCAGTCGCCGACAGGGTCTGGGCTTAGCTTTATTATTTGTTGATTTGGATGACTTCAAATTGATAAACGACACCTACAGCCACAAAACCGGCGATCAAGTATTAAAAACAGTCGGCAATCAGCTCATAGACATGGTGCGACCCGGCGATACCGTTGCCCGAGTATCGAGCGACGAATTCGTCATCCTCTGCGAACAATTGGAACAACCCACCTCGATTTCCGCCTTGGCCGAACGTATTAATTACACTCTATGCCAGCCGTTTGAGCTGAACGGCCGGCAAATGTATCTGAGCGCCAGCATAGGCATTGCGGTTGGCCACGGTTCAACCCATTCTGCGGACGACATGTTACGCGCCGCCGATACCGCCATGAACGAAGTTAAACAACAAGGCCGGAACGGCTGGCATTTTTTTAGCGCGAGCTTGGAAGAGAAAGTCCGCAAAAAACTGTCGATTTCCAACGGCTTGCGCTTGGCGATGGAGCGGGATGAATTGTCCGTGCGCTTTCAACCCATCGTCGACACGCTTAGCACCCGTATCGTCGGCGCCGAAATGTTGCTGCGCTGGCATCCCGCCGAAGGACCGGTTTCACCCGCCCTGTTTATTCCGATTGCTGAAATGACCGGCAGCATTGTCCCCATAGGCAGCTGGGTGTTTGCCCAGGCCTGCCAAGCAGAAGCCGACTGGCGAAGCCGTTGGGGGGAATTGGCGCCGGCTTATATTTCCGTGAATATCTCCGCCAGACAGTTGAACGAAAAAAACCTGCTGTCCGAAATTAAGGCCATAATCAAAACCCATGCCTGCGATCCCGCTCGTATTCTGTTGGAAATCACGGAAACGGCGGTGATGGCGGACATTGACACTAACCTGAGAGTGTTACGCAGTCTGGCTGATTTAGGATTTCGGGTCGCCATCGACGACTTTGGCACCGGTTATTCGTCCTTGGCGCAATTAACCAAACTGCCGGTCGATGTTCTAAAAATCGACAAGGCATTTATCGACGGCATTGAACACCACCCGGAAAGCCGGGCAGTCGTTAAAGCCGTCATAGGACTGGGCCGTGCCGTAGGTGTAAAAATGATAGCCGAAGGCGTGGAAAACCCTGAACAATTGCTGGAACTGCGTAACTTCGGTTGCGACTTCGTACAAGGCTATCTATTTTATCGGCCCTTGGAAAAACATCAGTTTATTGAGGCCGTCGAGCAAAGCTTTAAAAATGACCCGGAGCCTTATGAGCCGCCACTTTTTTTCCTGCTCTATTCCAGTCAGGCCACGACTAAACTGGAAAAAAAACAGATCGCTGCATTATTGGAGCAAACCCGTTTAGCAAATTGCAGCCGGGGAATAACCGGCTGCCTGTTGCACCAGGACGGTTATTTCATGCAATATCTGGAGGGAGACAAGCAAAAAGTATTGGCGTTGTCGGAGCATATCCAACGGGATCCGCGCCACTGTAACTTCAACCTTATAACACAAGGTAGCGAATACCACCGGTTGTTTCCGGAATGGAGCATGGGCTTCCGCGAAATAGGCGACGAACTCAACCACATTGTTTTTCCGAATCAATGCCGGCATCGATTCAGCCTAATGGAACTGGCCCAGGATCCTCGAACCAGCTACATTTATATCACCTCATTTCGAGAAACCGGGCAGCACTACACCGACTATACTGAATAA
- the fba gene encoding class II fructose-bisphosphate aldolase (catalyzes the reversible aldol condensation of dihydroxyacetonephosphate and glyceraldehyde 3-phosphate in the Calvin cycle, glycolysis, and/or gluconeogenesis) yields the protein MALVSLRQLLDYAAEHSFAVPAFNISNMEQVQAIMQAADACDSPVIMQGSAGANRYAGEVFLRHLILAAVEQYPHIPVVMHRDHGPTPDICAQAIQAGFSSVMMDGSLQEDMKTPASFEYNVEVTRTVVRMAHACGVSVEGEIGCLGSLEAKQETGGHTPVKPDHNRLLTDPGEAAEFVKQTGIDALAVAIGTSHGAYKFSKPPTGDILVISRLQTLQQRLPNMHFVMHGSSSVPQEWLQIINEFGGDIPETYGVPVAEIVEGIKYGVRKVNIDTDLRMASTGAIRRFLAQPENTAELDARKTYQAARDAMQTLCQSRYEAFGSAGHASKIKAIPLREMVNRYR from the coding sequence ATGGCTTTAGTTTCATTGCGACAACTGTTGGACTATGCGGCGGAGCACAGCTTTGCCGTGCCCGCTTTCAATATTAGTAACATGGAGCAAGTGCAAGCGATTATGCAAGCTGCAGACGCCTGCGACAGCCCGGTGATCATGCAAGGCTCGGCCGGCGCGAACCGTTACGCCGGGGAAGTGTTCTTGCGGCATTTGATTCTGGCCGCCGTTGAGCAGTACCCGCATATTCCGGTGGTGATGCATCGCGACCATGGGCCGACACCCGACATTTGCGCACAAGCGATTCAAGCCGGCTTCAGTTCCGTGATGATGGACGGATCGCTACAGGAAGATATGAAGACCCCAGCGTCGTTCGAGTATAACGTTGAGGTTACCCGCACCGTGGTCAGAATGGCGCATGCCTGCGGGGTTTCCGTGGAGGGCGAGATCGGTTGTCTGGGGTCGCTGGAAGCCAAGCAGGAAACCGGCGGTCATACGCCGGTAAAACCGGATCATAACCGGTTATTGACCGATCCCGGCGAAGCAGCCGAATTTGTCAAACAGACCGGAATTGATGCGCTGGCCGTCGCCATCGGCACCAGTCACGGTGCGTACAAATTCAGTAAACCGCCCACCGGCGACATTTTGGTGATCAGCCGCCTGCAAACCCTGCAACAACGCTTGCCCAATATGCACTTCGTGATGCACGGCTCCAGCTCCGTACCGCAGGAATGGTTGCAAATCATTAACGAATTCGGCGGCGACATTCCCGAAACCTACGGCGTACCGGTGGCCGAGATCGTCGAAGGCATTAAATACGGCGTTCGCAAAGTCAATATCGACACCGACTTGCGCATGGCTTCTACCGGCGCCATACGCCGGTTTTTGGCGCAACCGGAAAATACCGCGGAGCTGGACGCCCGCAAAACCTATCAAGCTGCCCGGGACGCCATGCAGACGCTTTGCCAGTCACGCTACGAAGCCTTTGGCTCCGCCGGGCACGCCAGTAAAATTAAGGCCATTCCGCTGCGCGAAATGGTTAACCGTTATCGGTAA
- a CDS encoding TonB-dependent receptor: MKRPIPDHALLLLGKKLVGMSKGQRVQGIAAGVLPLCLAVPAIADDSPLDQATEEPVVLEKVIVTDKFPSVRALSTSEMEADIVTSKRAAISDTAKLLEDTPGVSLYGAGGVSSLPVIHGLNDDRVRIDINGMTITSACANHMNPPLSYIDRSNIGKITILSGVTPVSLGGDSIGGTISVSTPEPVFAEPGKDILIDGSVSAFYRSNGDAFGGSIAAGVATDKVRLDYTGSHTESMNYRDGTGDVVKSTSYVNQNHSAALSLKFDHHLLIIRGGQQHQPFQGFPNQRMDLTNNDSIFGNITHKGDFDWGTLESRFYFESTQHSMDITGDRHNQFLNAAGGGVFSPPNDRMPMEAHGRNLGYKIQAEIPFSERDTFRVGNEFHSNKINDYWSPVHSNTGANPTTNPAYWMMAPETFYNIHNGERDRVGFFGEWEANWTAQWRSLLGLRYDHTAMDTGDVQPYNPNLLGGGNVAGAQLALNAANAFNAANRERSFDTFDVTALLQFTPNDLSQYEFGYARKNRMPNLYELYTWGRRNMDMAMIGWAGDGNGYIGNLNLTEETAHTVSFTAAFHEPKNNLWEFSATPYFTYVNNYIDADRCPVSLGGGCTAVDATTGLNNQTGTEQFVYLQYANHDARLWGMDVSARSQLYKDKTLGEFATHTTMSYVRGQRMDGGNLYHMMPFNMKLSLDHRLHSWQSAIEMQFVDSKDHVQAIRNETRTPSYILVNARTGYEWGPVRLDVGVDNVLDKQYYQPLAGAYLGDRYGMNPSASSSVTVPWGRNIAGMGRSAFVGVTIKY; this comes from the coding sequence ATGAAGAGACCTATCCCCGACCATGCACTTTTACTACTCGGAAAAAAACTTGTTGGTATGAGCAAGGGCCAACGGGTGCAAGGAATAGCGGCAGGGGTATTGCCGTTATGTCTGGCGGTTCCTGCAATCGCCGACGACAGTCCGTTGGATCAAGCAACCGAAGAGCCTGTTGTACTGGAAAAGGTCATCGTTACCGATAAATTTCCTTCCGTCAGGGCTTTAAGCACCTCTGAAATGGAAGCGGATATTGTTACCAGTAAACGGGCCGCAATCAGCGATACCGCCAAATTATTGGAAGATACCCCGGGCGTGAGCCTGTATGGTGCGGGCGGTGTATCGAGTTTGCCGGTCATTCATGGCCTTAACGATGATAGGGTCAGAATCGACATTAACGGCATGACGATCACCTCGGCTTGCGCTAACCATATGAATCCCCCGCTCTCTTATATCGACCGCAGCAATATCGGCAAGATCACTATATTGTCAGGCGTGACGCCTGTGAGTCTGGGCGGCGACAGTATCGGCGGAACGATTTCCGTGTCGACTCCGGAGCCGGTATTTGCCGAGCCGGGCAAGGATATTCTGATAGATGGCAGCGTGTCGGCGTTTTACCGCAGTAACGGCGATGCGTTTGGCGGCAGTATCGCCGCCGGGGTGGCGACGGACAAAGTCAGATTGGACTATACCGGCTCGCACACCGAAAGCATGAATTACAGGGACGGTACGGGCGATGTGGTGAAATCCACATCCTATGTCAATCAGAACCACTCTGCGGCTTTGTCGCTTAAATTTGACCATCATTTGCTGATCATTCGCGGCGGGCAGCAGCACCAGCCGTTTCAGGGGTTTCCCAATCAGCGGATGGATTTGACTAATAACGACAGTATTTTTGGCAATATCACGCACAAGGGCGATTTTGACTGGGGTACGCTGGAAAGCAGGTTTTACTTCGAAAGCACCCAGCACAGCATGGATATTACCGGAGACAGGCACAATCAATTCCTTAACGCGGCGGGCGGTGGCGTGTTCTCACCGCCCAACGATCGAATGCCGATGGAAGCGCACGGTCGAAATCTGGGCTATAAAATTCAAGCTGAAATCCCGTTTAGTGAGCGGGATACTTTTCGTGTCGGCAACGAGTTTCACAGTAATAAGATTAACGACTATTGGTCGCCGGTGCATTCCAATACAGGTGCCAACCCGACGACTAATCCTGCTTATTGGATGATGGCGCCGGAGACTTTTTACAACATACATAACGGTGAGCGCGACCGGGTCGGATTCTTCGGGGAATGGGAGGCCAACTGGACTGCGCAATGGCGAAGTCTGTTGGGCTTGCGTTACGACCATACCGCAATGGACACCGGTGATGTGCAGCCTTATAACCCGAATCTGCTGGGAGGCGGGAACGTGGCCGGTGCGCAATTGGCTTTAAATGCGGCCAATGCTTTCAATGCGGCCAACCGCGAACGAAGTTTCGATACTTTCGATGTCACGGCTTTATTGCAATTTACGCCAAACGACCTGAGCCAGTATGAGTTTGGTTATGCGCGTAAAAATCGCATGCCAAACTTGTATGAATTGTATACCTGGGGCCGCCGGAACATGGATATGGCGATGATCGGCTGGGCTGGCGATGGTAACGGTTATATCGGTAATCTGAATTTAACCGAAGAAACAGCGCATACCGTTAGTTTTACGGCCGCATTTCACGAACCGAAAAACAATCTTTGGGAATTCAGCGCGACCCCTTATTTCACGTACGTAAATAATTATATCGATGCTGACCGCTGTCCGGTGTCGTTGGGCGGCGGCTGTACAGCCGTTGATGCCACCACCGGACTAAATAACCAGACCGGGACTGAGCAGTTCGTGTATTTGCAATATGCCAACCACGATGCGCGTTTGTGGGGTATGGATGTTTCGGCACGTTCGCAATTGTATAAAGATAAAACCCTGGGTGAGTTTGCTACCCACACTACCATGAGCTATGTGCGCGGCCAACGTATGGATGGCGGTAATCTATATCATATGATGCCGTTTAATATGAAGCTTAGTCTGGATCACCGCTTGCACAGCTGGCAAAGCGCGATCGAAATGCAGTTCGTCGATAGCAAGGACCATGTTCAGGCTATCCGTAATGAAACCCGGACGCCGTCTTATATATTGGTTAATGCCAGAACCGGCTACGAGTGGGGGCCGGTACGGTTGGATGTCGGCGTGGATAACGTTTTGGATAAACAGTATTATCAGCCGTTGGCGGGGGCTTATCTTGGAGATCGGTATGGCATGAATCCGAGTGCCAGTTCTTCGGTGACGGTGCCATGGGGCAGAAATATTGCCGGTATGGGGCGCTCGGCGTTTGTCGGCGTGACTATTAAATACTAA
- a CDS encoding NIF3 1, translating into MYQLNFYVPASHLDQVKNALFAAGAGQFNDYDQCAWQTLGQGQFRPLADSQPFLGQIGKLERVAEYKVEMICADEHVKTAVTALLAAHPYQQPAYAIYKLQDLTDL; encoded by the coding sequence ATGTATCAATTGAATTTTTACGTCCCCGCCAGCCACCTGGACCAAGTAAAAAATGCCCTGTTTGCGGCGGGTGCGGGACAATTTAACGATTACGACCAATGCGCTTGGCAAACCCTGGGCCAGGGCCAATTCAGACCACTGGCAGACAGCCAACCCTTTCTGGGACAAATTGGAAAACTGGAAAGGGTGGCGGAATATAAAGTGGAAATGATTTGCGCCGACGAGCATGTCAAAACGGCGGTCACAGCACTGCTAGCCGCCCACCCCTACCAACAACCGGCTTATGCGATATACAAACTTCAGGATTTAACGGATTTATAA
- a CDS encoding protein disulfide oxidoreductase — MMLKKSAFYIFAVLFVFAGQFLATRGLVTGQPPLIAQTTLSNRNPMPLVAKGPALIYFWAEWCGVCRGMQGNISAVLRDIPGITIAVRSGNDRQLAEYLHKNKLEWTAVNDQDGGISQQYGVQAVPALFFLNGQGHIVFTSAGYTSEWGLRLRLWLSGLL, encoded by the coding sequence ATGATGCTCAAAAAATCGGCGTTTTACATTTTTGCGGTGCTATTCGTGTTTGCCGGACAATTTTTGGCGACGCGCGGCTTGGTGACGGGCCAACCGCCCCTGATCGCGCAAACCACGCTGTCAAACCGCAATCCCATGCCGCTCGTTGCCAAAGGTCCGGCCCTTATCTATTTTTGGGCCGAGTGGTGCGGCGTCTGCCGCGGTATGCAAGGCAACATTAGCGCAGTATTGCGAGATATCCCCGGCATCACCATCGCGGTACGCTCCGGCAACGATCGGCAACTCGCCGAGTATTTGCATAAAAATAAACTCGAATGGACAGCGGTAAACGACCAGGATGGCGGCATAAGCCAACAATACGGCGTACAAGCGGTACCTGCTCTGTTTTTCCTGAACGGCCAAGGCCATATCGTCTTTACCAGCGCCGGTTATACCAGCGAATGGGGCCTAAGACTCAGACTCTGGTTAAGTGGCTTGCTTTAA
- a CDS encoding threonine aldolase family protein yields MFFGSDNWAGAHPVIARRLSEEADGFSAPYGASELDRQVEQKFNELFEREVAVFFVGTGTAANALALAAVNRPGGVTFCHREAHLIEDECGAPEFFTHGARLAPVDGEDGKIDPHNLMTEIKRFPPGFVHTGQPMAISITQATEIGTLYRPEEILAIASIAKDKQLPLHMDGARFANALVALNCSPAELSWKLGVDIVSFGATKNGCWCAEALVFMQPDMAKDLPFIRKRAAQLFSKTRFIASQFDAYLTDDLWLSLARHANDMGQRLQNGIRSSRHARLAWEAETNEVFCIMETDRAESLQEQGAIFYPWNPPHSKLALLEENEVLLRLVTSFATQEAQVDQFIDILG; encoded by the coding sequence ATGTTTTTTGGGTCGGATAATTGGGCTGGGGCTCACCCCGTCATTGCACGGCGTCTTTCAGAGGAAGCGGATGGTTTTTCCGCGCCTTACGGTGCCAGCGAGCTGGATCGACAGGTTGAGCAAAAATTTAATGAACTCTTTGAGCGAGAGGTTGCGGTTTTCTTTGTAGGGACGGGAACTGCGGCGAATGCCCTGGCGCTGGCTGCGGTGAATCGGCCGGGGGGCGTTACTTTTTGCCATAGAGAAGCGCATTTGATTGAGGATGAATGCGGTGCGCCGGAGTTTTTTACCCATGGCGCCCGTCTTGCGCCGGTGGATGGCGAAGACGGCAAAATCGACCCGCACAATCTAATGACCGAGATCAAGCGCTTCCCGCCGGGATTTGTTCACACCGGGCAACCCATGGCGATATCGATCACCCAGGCCACGGAAATCGGCACCCTTTACCGGCCGGAAGAAATCCTGGCGATTGCAAGTATCGCCAAAGATAAGCAACTGCCTTTACATATGGACGGGGCGCGTTTTGCCAATGCGCTGGTGGCCTTAAATTGTTCGCCGGCGGAGTTGAGCTGGAAACTCGGCGTCGATATTGTCTCGTTCGGGGCCACCAAAAACGGCTGCTGGTGCGCCGAAGCGCTGGTGTTCATGCAACCCGACATGGCCAAGGATTTACCCTTTATCCGCAAGCGGGCCGCGCAACTTTTTTCCAAAACCCGTTTTATCGCCAGTCAGTTTGACGCGTATTTGACGGACGACCTTTGGCTGTCTCTGGCGCGGCATGCCAACGATATGGGGCAACGCCTGCAAAACGGTATCCGGTCTTCCCGGCACGCTCGTTTGGCTTGGGAGGCTGAGACCAATGAGGTTTTTTGCATCATGGAAACAGACAGGGCGGAGAGTCTTCAGGAGCAAGGCGCCATTTTTTATCCCTGGAACCCACCCCACTCAAAACTCGCACTGCTGGAGGAAAATGAAGTTTTGTTACGCTTGGTAACCAGTTTTGCCACCCAAGAGGCTCAGGTGGATCAATTTATCGATATCTTGGGTTGA
- a CDS encoding PilT/PilU family type 4a pilus ATPase has translation MDFKDYLKILVQHDGSDLYLTAGAPPAAKFQGTLKPIENIKLTSERIKEIANNIMDADQRAAFEHVPEMNLAIAESGVGRFRVNIFKQRNSYALVIRNIKVDIPNADVLGLPQILKDKIMEKRGLILFVGGTGSGKSTSLAALIDYRNSNSSGHIITIEDPIEYVHPHKKSLVNQREVGVDTLSYEDALKNTLRQAPDVILIGEIRSQETMEHALAFAETGHLCLSTLHANNANQALDRIINFFPEERRNQLLLDLSLNLQAFVSQRLVPTIEGKRVAAIEILLGTKLVSDLIQKGEVHAIKEAMEKSENIGMQTFDSHLMKLYKSGVISLEEALRNSDSPNNLKLKINLSEGLGSATAPKAENGKSMLDSLALEEIAKSEDEEDEGH, from the coding sequence ATGGACTTTAAAGATTATTTGAAAATACTGGTGCAACACGACGGCTCCGACCTTTATTTAACAGCAGGTGCGCCGCCGGCGGCAAAGTTTCAAGGCACGCTAAAGCCGATAGAAAATATTAAGTTGACGAGCGAAAGGATAAAAGAGATCGCCAACAATATCATGGATGCCGATCAGCGGGCGGCGTTCGAGCATGTGCCTGAAATGAATCTGGCCATCGCCGAATCCGGCGTGGGCCGTTTCAGGGTGAATATTTTCAAGCAGCGTAATAGCTACGCGCTGGTGATCCGCAATATCAAGGTCGATATTCCCAATGCCGACGTTTTGGGCTTGCCGCAGATATTGAAAGACAAGATTATGGAAAAACGCGGTTTGATCCTGTTTGTTGGTGGTACCGGTTCAGGCAAGTCCACCTCGTTGGCGGCGTTGATCGATTATCGCAATAGCAACTCATCCGGCCATATCATCACTATTGAAGATCCCATCGAATATGTGCATCCGCATAAAAAATCATTGGTCAACCAACGTGAAGTCGGCGTGGATACGCTAAGTTACGAAGATGCATTGAAAAACACCCTGCGGCAGGCGCCGGATGTGATTTTAATTGGCGAAATCCGTAGCCAGGAAACCATGGAGCATGCCCTGGCGTTTGCGGAAACCGGCCACTTATGTTTGTCCACGCTGCATGCCAACAATGCCAATCAGGCGCTGGACAGGATCATCAACTTTTTCCCGGAAGAGCGCCGTAACCAACTATTGTTGGATTTATCCCTAAATCTGCAGGCCTTTGTCTCGCAACGTTTGGTGCCGACGATCGAGGGTAAGCGGGTGGCGGCGATTGAAATATTGCTGGGTACCAAGCTGGTCAGCGATTTGATTCAGAAAGGCGAGGTGCATGCCATCAAGGAAGCCATGGAAAAATCGGAAAACATCGGCATGCAAACGTTCGACAGCCATTTGATGAAGTTGTACAAGAGCGGGGTGATTTCGCTGGAAGAAGCCTTGCGTAATTCGGATTCGCCCAACAATTTGAAATTGAAGATCAATCTCAGCGAAGGATTGGGCTCGGCCACAGCACCAAAAGCCGAGAACGGCAAAAGTATGCTGGATAGTTTGGCGTTGGAAGAAATTGCCAAAAGCGAAGATGAAGAGGACGAGGGTCATTGA
- a CDS encoding M48 family metallopeptidase: protein MNRHPKASSANEDPINYQIRRSGRAQKTRIVVSADKIEVVAPLKISEQRIHAFVAAQHAWIRDALKRVRHSARNQPSLAPAAYISGAMVPFQGRQIPLTVKPTTAKRIRVQFTGEHFLVYFPEAIADGRSEHIRAALESWMKLHTRHLAEQWIKKHSSTHGLTPRSLRIKTQKSRWGSCGPHNDINLNWLLILAPPVIMEYVVVHELCHIRHKNHSRDFWQLVAAHQPDYLQHRQWLKQHGASLMRGL, encoded by the coding sequence TTGAACCGGCATCCTAAAGCATCTTCAGCTAACGAAGATCCCATCAATTATCAAATACGCCGTAGCGGACGCGCGCAAAAAACCCGTATCGTGGTCTCGGCGGATAAAATTGAAGTAGTGGCGCCGTTAAAAATTTCGGAACAACGTATTCACGCTTTTGTCGCCGCGCAGCATGCCTGGATTCGGGATGCCCTCAAACGCGTCCGGCATAGCGCGCGAAACCAACCTTCACTCGCACCGGCCGCTTATATCAGCGGCGCCATGGTGCCATTTCAAGGCCGACAGATTCCGCTAACCGTCAAACCGACTACAGCCAAACGTATACGCGTGCAATTCACAGGGGAACACTTTCTGGTGTATTTTCCGGAAGCAATCGCGGATGGCCGTTCCGAGCACATAAGAGCCGCGCTGGAATCCTGGATGAAGCTACATACACGGCATCTGGCCGAGCAATGGATAAAAAAACACAGCTCAACCCATGGCCTGACTCCCCGCAGCCTTAGAATAAAAACCCAAAAAAGCCGTTGGGGCAGCTGCGGCCCGCATAACGACATTAACTTGAACTGGCTGTTGATTTTAGCGCCGCCGGTGATCATGGAATATGTGGTGGTACACGAGCTCTGCCACATCCGACATAAAAACCATTCCAGGGATTTTTGGCAATTAGTGGCCGCGCATCAGCCGGATTATTTACAGCACCGCCAGTGGCTGAAGCAACACGGCGCCAGCCTGATGCGAGGCCTATGA